The following are from one region of the Pseudomonas putida genome:
- the recQ gene encoding DNA helicase RecQ, with translation MLEQAQRVLKDVFGYDSFRGRQAAIIDCVANGGDALVLMPTGGGKSLCFQVPGLLRPGLTVVVSPLIALMDDQVATLDELGVPAAALNSTLTPEQQRDLAGRLRRGEVKMLYLAPERLVQPRMLDFLRDLDIALFAIDEAHCVSQWGHDFRPEYLQLGQLAELFPHVPRIALTATADMRTREEIVQRLHLQGAERFLSSFDRPNIFYRIVPKEAPRKQLMAFLGERRGNAGIVYCLSRKKVDETAAFLCDQGFPALPYHAGLAAETRAANQHRFLNEEGLIMVATIAFGMGIDKPNVRFVAHLDLPKSLEAYYQETGRAGRDGLPSDAWMAYGLQDMVMLKQMLQNSEGDERHKRIEQHKLDAMLALCEETRCRRQSLLAYFDETLEQPCGHCDNCVDQVQTWDATEPARQALSAVFRTGQRYGVGHLVDVLLGKDTDKVRNFGHEKLSVFGVGKGLAEVEWRSLFRQLVARGLVDIDLEGYGGLRLSDSCRPLLRGEVTLQLRRDLKPQTTAKTSSSSGGSPASQLVRAEERELWEALRTLRRKLAEEHSVPPYVIFPDSTLLEMLRSQPVSLSDMAQVSGVGARKLERYGQAFLEVLNNSGGTDDAPKVVLDLRHELVSLARAGMTPAQIAGQLNCSEKNVYSLLAEALGCQELSLEQALDLPEDLLMEVQDAFLDGEGELPPVSAIAPLFGARVPEGVLYCVRAALAAEFEL, from the coding sequence ATGCTCGAACAGGCTCAGCGCGTTCTCAAGGACGTCTTCGGCTACGACAGTTTCCGCGGGCGCCAGGCAGCGATCATCGACTGCGTGGCCAATGGCGGCGATGCCCTGGTGCTGATGCCCACCGGCGGCGGCAAGTCGTTGTGTTTCCAGGTGCCGGGGCTGTTACGCCCGGGCCTGACGGTGGTGGTCTCGCCACTGATCGCGCTGATGGACGACCAGGTCGCTACCCTCGACGAGCTGGGGGTGCCGGCTGCCGCGCTGAACTCCACGCTGACGCCGGAGCAGCAGCGTGACCTGGCCGGGCGCCTGCGCCGTGGCGAAGTGAAGATGCTGTACCTGGCGCCGGAGCGCCTGGTGCAGCCGCGCATGCTCGACTTCCTGCGCGACCTGGATATCGCGCTGTTCGCCATCGACGAGGCCCACTGCGTGTCGCAATGGGGCCATGATTTCCGCCCCGAATACCTGCAACTGGGCCAGCTGGCCGAGCTGTTCCCGCATGTGCCGCGCATCGCGCTGACCGCCACCGCCGACATGCGCACCCGTGAAGAAATCGTCCAGCGCCTGCACCTGCAAGGCGCCGAGCGCTTCCTGTCGAGTTTCGACCGGCCCAACATCTTCTACCGCATCGTGCCCAAGGAGGCGCCGCGCAAGCAACTGATGGCCTTCCTCGGCGAGCGCCGCGGCAACGCCGGCATCGTCTATTGCCTGTCACGCAAGAAAGTCGACGAGACCGCCGCCTTCCTTTGCGACCAGGGCTTCCCGGCGCTGCCGTATCACGCCGGCCTGGCTGCCGAGACGCGCGCGGCCAACCAGCACCGCTTCCTCAACGAGGAAGGGCTGATCATGGTCGCCACCATCGCCTTCGGCATGGGTATCGACAAGCCCAACGTGCGCTTTGTCGCCCACCTTGACCTGCCCAAGTCGCTCGAGGCGTACTACCAGGAGACCGGCCGTGCCGGCCGTGACGGGCTACCGTCCGATGCCTGGATGGCCTACGGGCTGCAGGACATGGTCATGCTCAAGCAGATGCTGCAGAACTCCGAAGGTGACGAGCGCCACAAGCGCATCGAGCAGCACAAGCTCGACGCCATGCTGGCCCTGTGCGAAGAAACCCGCTGCCGCCGCCAGTCGCTGCTGGCGTATTTCGACGAAACCCTCGAGCAACCATGCGGGCACTGCGACAATTGTGTCGACCAGGTGCAGACATGGGACGCCACCGAGCCTGCCCGCCAGGCACTGTCGGCGGTGTTCCGCACCGGCCAGCGCTACGGCGTCGGGCACCTGGTCGACGTGCTGCTGGGCAAGGACACCGACAAGGTGCGCAATTTCGGCCACGAGAAGCTCTCGGTGTTTGGCGTCGGCAAAGGCCTGGCCGAGGTCGAATGGCGCTCGCTGTTCCGCCAGCTGGTGGCGCGCGGCCTGGTCGACATCGACCTGGAAGGCTACGGTGGCCTGCGCCTGTCCGACAGCTGCCGGCCGCTGCTGCGTGGCGAAGTGACCTTGCAGTTGCGCCGTGACCTCAAACCGCAAACCACTGCCAAAACCTCGTCCTCCAGTGGCGGCAGCCCGGCCAGCCAGCTGGTGCGTGCCGAAGAGCGCGAGCTGTGGGAAGCGCTGCGTACCCTGCGGCGCAAGCTGGCCGAGGAGCACAGTGTGCCGCCCTACGTCATCTTCCCCGACTCGACGTTGCTGGAGATGTTGCGCAGCCAGCCGGTCAGCCTCAGCGACATGGCCCAGGTCAGTGGCGTGGGCGCGCGCAAGCTGGAGCGTTATGGCCAGGCCTTCCTCGAGGTGCTGAACAACAGCGGTGGCACCGACGACGCACCGAAAGTGGTGCTCGACCTGCGCCACGAACTGGTCAGCCTGGCCCGCGCCGGTATGACCCCGGCGCAGATCGCTGGCCAGCTGAACTGCAGCGAGAAAAACGTCTACAGCTTGCTGGCCGAGGCGCTGGGCTGTCAGGAGCTGAGCCTGGAGCAGGCCCTGGACCTGCCGGAAGACCTGTTGATGGAAGTGCAGGATGCCTTCCTCGATGGCGAGGGCGAGCTGCCACCGGTGTCGGCGATTGCGCCGCTGTTCGGGGCACGGGTGCCGGAGGGCGTGCTGTACTGCGTGCGTGCGGCGCTGGCGGCCGAGTTTGAACTGTGA
- a CDS encoding YecA family protein: MSFAEQLTRLQAFLDADELHEEALDYVAAHGYLTALSINAEEVPEREWIDALFAEEPHYASDAQRTEIEATLVALKAHIARQLASDDEFELPCDLDLTDEPDDSDLRGWCIGFMEGVFLREEAWFENAEEEVSEMLLPIMVGSGLFDEQPEFADIASNANLQDDMIVQIPEALTALFLLLHAPDEKPALLKPRHH, encoded by the coding sequence ATGTCCTTCGCCGAGCAACTGACCCGCCTGCAAGCCTTCCTCGACGCCGACGAGCTGCACGAAGAAGCGCTGGACTATGTCGCCGCCCACGGCTACCTCACCGCCCTGTCGATCAATGCCGAGGAAGTGCCCGAGCGCGAATGGATCGACGCCTTGTTCGCCGAAGAACCGCACTACGCCAGCGACGCTCAGCGCACCGAGATCGAAGCCACCCTGGTGGCGCTCAAAGCGCATATCGCCCGTCAGTTGGCCAGTGACGACGAGTTCGAGCTGCCGTGCGACCTGGACCTGACCGACGAGCCGGACGATTCCGACCTGCGCGGCTGGTGCATCGGCTTCATGGAAGGCGTATTCCTGCGTGAAGAGGCCTGGTTCGAGAACGCCGAGGAAGAAGTCAGCGAGATGCTGTTGCCGATCATGGTTGGCTCGGGCCTGTTCGACGAGCAGCCGGAGTTCGCCGATATCGCCAGCAACGCCAACCTGCAGGACGACATGATCGTGCAGATCCCGGAAGCGCTGACTGCCCTGTTCCTGCTGCTGCACGCCCCTGACGAAAAGCCGGCGCTGCTCAAGCCACGCCACCACTAA
- a CDS encoding YbaN family protein, with translation MRYLLLATGWLSVALGVLGIFLPVLPTTPFLLLAAACFARSSPRFHHWLVHHPKLGPWIRDYLSGEGIPLKGKVYAVGLMWASIGLSCYLVPLFWARTFMLTSAVLVSLYILSRKTLHRPK, from the coding sequence GTGCGCTACCTGCTGCTGGCCACCGGCTGGCTCAGCGTCGCGTTGGGGGTGTTGGGGATTTTCCTGCCGGTGTTGCCCACCACCCCGTTCCTGCTATTGGCGGCGGCCTGCTTTGCCCGCAGCTCGCCGCGCTTTCACCACTGGCTGGTCCATCACCCGAAGCTCGGGCCATGGATCCGCGACTACCTCAGTGGTGAAGGCATCCCCCTCAAGGGCAAGGTCTATGCTGTCGGCCTGATGTGGGCCAGCATCGGCCTGTCGTGCTATCTGGTACCGCTGTTCTGGGCCCGCACCTTCATGTTGACCAGCGCCGTGCTGGTAAGCCTGTATATCCTCAGCCGGAAGACCTTGCACAGGCCAAAGTGA
- a CDS encoding TolC family outer membrane protein has protein sequence MRVLNPITSALLLALASANVQAMSITEAVQSAVDYHPQVSSNRNSKLSADEDVKFARGGYFPSVDLVAGYGRQRSDNNNTRGVNPDGTSNHNKETLNYTQSELRLRQMIFDGFNTSNEVGRTEAVSTSRAYYTQAVAQDVALRATEVYLEVLKRRELVALARNNLQAHLRVNDQIGLRNERGVGSTADLDQSRARRALAENNLDTAEVDLADAEANFFSVVGRMPDELESPQSIKVEMPADLEQAREGMRQNNPYIKSAQADVNAAEKQYEVAKSTFYPRFDAILATGANNNTGGEKGHSNNDWQAGVEMNYNLFRGGSDKARLNSDAHKVNQALDIRNNALRELTENLSLAWNAMNNASKQLPTAREYAETTKRVRAAYQDQFGLGQRTLLDLLDSENELYNADRRYTEVRYTEEFSRYRVLATMGELLSKQRISLPPEALATTEVRTEARLPDMR, from the coding sequence ATGCGCGTTTTGAACCCCATCACCAGTGCGTTACTGTTGGCCCTGGCGAGTGCCAACGTACAGGCGATGTCGATCACAGAGGCCGTCCAGAGCGCCGTGGACTACCATCCCCAAGTCAGCTCCAACCGCAACAGCAAGCTCTCGGCCGATGAAGACGTAAAGTTTGCGCGTGGTGGCTACTTCCCTTCCGTAGACCTGGTCGCAGGCTACGGCCGGCAGCGTTCGGACAATAACAATACGCGCGGGGTAAACCCCGATGGTACGAGCAACCACAACAAGGAAACGCTCAACTACACCCAGTCCGAGCTGCGCCTGCGGCAGATGATTTTTGACGGCTTCAACACCTCGAACGAGGTGGGCCGCACCGAAGCGGTCTCCACTTCCCGCGCCTACTACACCCAGGCTGTCGCCCAGGATGTCGCCCTGCGTGCAACCGAGGTGTACCTGGAAGTGCTCAAGCGCCGTGAGCTGGTAGCCCTGGCCAGGAATAACCTGCAAGCCCACCTGCGCGTCAACGACCAGATCGGCCTGCGCAACGAGCGCGGCGTCGGCAGCACCGCCGACCTTGACCAGTCCCGCGCCCGTCGCGCCCTGGCGGAAAACAACCTGGACACCGCCGAAGTCGACCTGGCCGACGCCGAGGCCAATTTCTTCAGTGTCGTCGGCCGCATGCCGGACGAGCTGGAAAGCCCGCAGTCGATCAAGGTTGAAATGCCGGCTGATCTCGAACAGGCGCGTGAAGGCATGCGCCAGAACAACCCTTATATCAAGTCGGCCCAGGCTGACGTAAATGCTGCCGAGAAGCAGTACGAAGTGGCCAAGTCGACCTTCTATCCTCGCTTCGATGCCATCCTGGCCACAGGCGCCAACAACAACACCGGCGGCGAGAAAGGTCACAGCAACAACGACTGGCAAGCCGGCGTCGAGATGAACTACAACCTGTTCCGCGGCGGCAGCGACAAGGCTCGCCTGAACTCCGACGCACACAAGGTCAACCAGGCGCTGGACATCCGCAACAACGCCCTGCGTGAGCTGACCGAGAACCTGAGCCTGGCGTGGAACGCCATGAACAACGCCAGCAAGCAGCTGCCGACCGCGCGTGAATACGCCGAGACCACCAAGCGCGTGCGTGCGGCCTACCAGGACCAGTTCGGCCTGGGCCAGCGTACCCTGCTCGACCTGCTCGACAGTGAAAACGAGCTGTACAACGCCGACCGCCGCTACACCGAGGTGCGTTATACCGAGGAGTTCTCGCGCTACCGCGTGCTGGCGACCATGGGCGAGTTGCTGAGCAAGCAGCGTATTTCGCTGCCGCCGGAAGCGCTGGCTACTACCGAAGTGCGCACCGAGGCGCGCTTGCCTGACATGCGTTGA
- a CDS encoding DTW domain-containing protein, giving the protein MPRPRCERCQRPLDHCLCPLIPALDSRTRVILLQHPSETAHALNTARLAALGLNNAELRVGEVFDDLSELLATPGYRPALLFPGDDAQELLAYGETDDKPLLLIVPDGTWRKARKLLYLNPLLDTLPRVTLGAVAPSRYRLRKAPEAGALSTIEAVVGALNALEQPACFDALLAPFEALIEGQIRAMGAETFQRNHGEG; this is encoded by the coding sequence ATGCCCAGACCCCGCTGCGAGCGTTGCCAGCGCCCGCTCGACCATTGCCTCTGCCCACTGATACCCGCGCTCGACAGCCGCACCCGCGTCATCCTGCTGCAGCACCCCAGTGAAACCGCCCATGCCCTGAACACCGCCCGCCTGGCCGCCCTTGGCCTGAACAACGCCGAGTTGCGGGTAGGCGAGGTGTTCGATGACCTGAGCGAATTGCTGGCGACCCCGGGTTACCGGCCGGCCCTGCTGTTCCCGGGCGATGACGCCCAGGAATTGCTGGCCTATGGCGAGACGGACGACAAACCCTTGCTGTTGATCGTGCCCGACGGCACCTGGCGCAAGGCGCGCAAGCTGCTGTACCTGAACCCGCTGCTGGATACGTTGCCGAGGGTGACGCTGGGGGCTGTCGCGCCTTCACGCTACCGCTTGCGCAAGGCACCGGAGGCGGGGGCGTTATCGACTATCGAGGCCGTGGTGGGGGCGTTGAACGCGTTGGAGCAGCCGGCCTGTTTCGATGCGCTGCTGGCACCGTTCGAGGCGTTGATCGAGGGGCAGATCAGGGCCATGGGGGCGGAGACGTTCCAGCGCAACCATGGTGAGGGGTGA
- a CDS encoding PAS domain-containing methyl-accepting chemotaxis protein, giving the protein MPVTEHERTFPNDQRLISTTDLNSRITYCNDAFVAISGFTYDELVGQPHNLVRHPDMPPAVFGHMWETIKQGKPWMGVVKNRAKNGDYYWVSAYVTAIYEQGRISGYESVRSVPTREQIRRAEALYARLRAGRAPVPWAARLGHGLGHGWPLIGAGLLSAAGYLWLPPYAALGVLMASLLLAWYLVEHRQNQGIRRTLAEHPKAFTSPLVALTYSDNPGLQGQLDLAILSEEARLQTALTRLVDAGVGVKSRAAQSSGLSDAQAQMLDRQRNETDQSATAIAQMAATIQEVTHNVQSTAHAAGDADQLAQQGSELALQSLKAMGSMSDAVNDIGQAVNALAEQTQSIGSVVDVITSIAEQTNLLALNAAIEAARAGEQGRGFAVVADEVRSLAQRTRASTEEIHHIIASLRAGAERAVSTANRGEQISRDSVHSVEAVQAALSGIAQAVSRITGMSQQMATASEQQSHVAEDINQQIVRIAQLCDQSAGQARQGAEISQDLERMAEYLHSLAERFNR; this is encoded by the coding sequence TTGCCCGTCACTGAGCACGAAAGAACCTTTCCCAACGATCAGCGCCTGATTTCCACCACCGACCTCAACAGCCGCATCACCTATTGCAACGACGCCTTCGTGGCGATCAGCGGGTTCACCTACGACGAACTGGTCGGTCAACCCCACAACCTGGTGCGCCACCCGGACATGCCGCCGGCGGTGTTCGGCCACATGTGGGAAACCATCAAGCAGGGCAAACCGTGGATGGGTGTAGTCAAGAACCGGGCTAAGAACGGCGATTACTACTGGGTCAGCGCCTATGTCACGGCCATCTACGAGCAGGGCCGCATCAGTGGCTACGAGTCGGTGCGGTCGGTGCCCACACGCGAGCAGATCCGCCGCGCCGAGGCGTTGTACGCACGCTTGCGGGCCGGCCGAGCGCCGGTGCCATGGGCGGCCCGCCTGGGGCATGGCCTGGGTCACGGTTGGCCATTGATCGGCGCGGGCCTGCTGTCGGCAGCGGGCTACCTGTGGCTACCGCCTTACGCGGCACTCGGGGTACTGATGGCCAGCCTGCTGCTGGCCTGGTATCTGGTCGAGCACCGGCAGAACCAGGGCATCCGCCGCACGCTGGCCGAGCATCCCAAGGCTTTCACCAGCCCGCTGGTGGCGCTGACCTATAGCGATAACCCGGGCCTGCAAGGCCAGCTCGACCTGGCCATCCTCAGTGAGGAAGCACGCCTGCAAACGGCCTTGACCCGGCTGGTGGATGCCGGGGTCGGGGTGAAGTCGCGGGCGGCGCAGTCGTCCGGGTTGTCCGATGCCCAGGCACAGATGCTCGACCGTCAGCGCAACGAGACCGACCAGTCCGCCACCGCGATTGCGCAGATGGCGGCGACCATCCAGGAGGTTACCCACAATGTGCAAAGTACGGCGCATGCAGCGGGAGATGCCGACCAGCTGGCACAGCAGGGCAGTGAGCTGGCTCTGCAGAGCCTGAAAGCCATGGGCAGCATGAGCGATGCCGTCAATGACATCGGCCAGGCGGTGAACGCCTTGGCCGAGCAGACCCAGTCGATCGGCAGCGTGGTCGATGTGATCACTTCGATTGCCGAGCAGACCAACCTGCTGGCGCTCAATGCTGCGATTGAAGCGGCACGCGCCGGCGAACAGGGGCGCGGATTTGCCGTGGTGGCGGATGAAGTGCGTTCGCTGGCCCAGCGCACGCGCGCCTCGACCGAAGAAATCCACCACATCATTGCTTCGTTGCGCGCCGGGGCAGAGCGAGCGGTCAGTACGGCAAACCGTGGTGAGCAGATCTCGCGGGATAGTGTGCACAGTGTCGAAGCAGTGCAGGCCGCGTTGAGCGGGATTGCCCAGGCGGTCAGCCGCATCACCGGCATGAGCCAGCAGATGGCGACGGCGTCGGAGCAGCAGAGCCATGTGGCCGAAGACATCAACCAGCAGATCGTGAGGATTGCCCAGCTGTGCGACCAGAGTGCCGGGCAGGCCAGGCAGGGCGCGGAAATCAGCCAGGACCTGGAACGCATGGCGGAGTACCTGCATAGCCTGGCAGAGCGGTTCAACCGCTGA
- a CDS encoding LysR family transcriptional regulator, with the protein MASTLPDLKLLRIFVSVVRHQGFANAQRELNLSTSAISTYMSQLEGALGIVLCHRGRGGFSLTSKGELFHQETLRLLAELDGFEQYAAALKGELRGTLNLGVIDSTVGDRALPLAEAIGAYSQEHPAVHLHLSVSSPYELQLGVQDNRLDLAIGAFSSRMSGLLYQPLYREQHWLYCSSRHPLYAERRIPEPVVTQQRMVGRGYWSQAELARHGFKHSAATVESMEAQLILILSGAYIGYLPEHYAQAWVDKGDLRVLSPSTFGYQAPFSLIIRRGRSREPLIQTFRDLLKSQLNVG; encoded by the coding sequence ATGGCCTCGACCTTGCCCGACCTGAAACTGCTGCGCATCTTCGTCAGCGTGGTGCGCCACCAGGGGTTCGCCAACGCCCAGCGCGAGCTGAACCTGTCGACCTCGGCCATCAGCACCTACATGAGCCAGCTCGAAGGCGCCCTGGGTATCGTGCTGTGTCACCGTGGCCGTGGCGGTTTCAGCCTGACCAGCAAGGGCGAGCTGTTTCACCAGGAAACCCTGCGCCTGCTGGCCGAGCTGGACGGTTTCGAACAGTACGCCGCCGCCCTCAAGGGCGAGTTGCGCGGCACCCTCAACCTGGGGGTGATCGACTCCACGGTCGGTGACCGGGCCTTGCCGCTGGCCGAAGCCATTGGCGCCTACAGCCAGGAACACCCGGCGGTGCACCTGCACCTGTCGGTGTCCAGCCCATACGAGCTGCAGTTGGGCGTGCAGGACAACCGCCTGGACCTGGCCATCGGCGCGTTTTCCTCGCGCATGAGCGGGCTGCTTTATCAGCCGCTGTACCGTGAGCAGCACTGGCTGTACTGCAGCAGCCGACACCCGCTGTATGCCGAACGGCGCATTCCCGAGCCAGTGGTGACCCAGCAGCGCATGGTCGGGCGTGGCTACTGGAGCCAGGCCGAGCTGGCCCGGCACGGCTTCAAGCACAGTGCCGCGACCGTGGAGAGCATGGAGGCGCAGTTGATCCTGATTCTTTCCGGGGCCTACATCGGCTACCTGCCCGAGCACTATGCCCAGGCCTGGGTCGACAAGGGCGACTTGCGCGTGCTGTCGCCGTCGACCTTCGGCTACCAGGCACCGTTCTCGCTGATCATTCGCCGCGGGCGCAGCCGCGAACCGTTGATCCAGACCTTCCGCGATTTGCTGAAAAGCCAGCTCAACGTGGGCTGA
- the speB gene encoding agmatinase, translating into MDKILHQPLGGNEMPRFGGIATMLRLPHLQSAQGLDAAFIGVPLDIGTSLRSGTRFGPRQIRAESVMIRPYNMATGAAPFDSLSVADIGDVAINTFNLLDAVRIIEEAYDEILEHNIIPLTLGGDHTITLPILRALHKKHGKIGLVHIDAHADVNDHMFGEKIAHGTTFRRAVEEGLLDCERVVQIGLRAQGYTADDFNWSRRQGFRVVQAEECWHKSLAPLMAEVREKVGGGPVYLSFDIDGIDPAWAPGTGTPEIGGLTTIQAMEIIRGCHGLDLIGCDLVEVSPPYDTTGNTSLLGANLLFEMLCVLPGVVRR; encoded by the coding sequence GTGGACAAGATCCTCCACCAACCACTGGGCGGCAACGAAATGCCGCGTTTCGGCGGCATCGCCACCATGCTCCGTCTCCCCCACCTGCAAAGTGCCCAGGGCCTGGACGCCGCCTTCATCGGCGTGCCACTGGATATCGGCACCTCGCTGCGCTCCGGCACCCGCTTCGGCCCGCGGCAGATCCGCGCCGAATCGGTGATGATCCGCCCGTACAACATGGCCACCGGGGCGGCACCGTTCGACTCGCTGTCGGTGGCCGACATCGGTGACGTGGCAATCAACACCTTCAATCTGCTGGACGCCGTGCGCATCATCGAAGAAGCGTATGACGAGATCCTAGAGCACAACATCATCCCGCTGACCCTGGGTGGCGACCACACCATCACCCTGCCGATCCTGCGCGCGCTGCACAAGAAGCACGGCAAGATCGGCCTGGTGCACATCGATGCCCATGCCGACGTCAACGACCACATGTTCGGCGAGAAGATCGCCCACGGCACCACCTTCCGCCGCGCCGTGGAAGAAGGCCTGCTCGATTGCGAGCGCGTGGTGCAGATCGGCCTGCGCGCACAGGGCTACACCGCCGATGACTTCAACTGGAGCCGCCGCCAGGGCTTCCGCGTGGTCCAGGCCGAAGAGTGCTGGCACAAGTCGCTGGCACCGCTGATGGCCGAAGTACGGGAAAAGGTCGGCGGCGGCCCGGTGTACCTGTCGTTCGACATCGACGGCATCGACCCGGCCTGGGCGCCAGGCACCGGCACCCCGGAAATCGGCGGCTTGACCACCATCCAGGCGATGGAGATCATTCGCGGCTGCCACGGCCTGGACCTGATCGGCTGTGACCTCGTCGAAGTCTCCCCGCCTTACGACACCACCGGCAACACCTCGCTGCTCGGTGCCAACCTGCTGTTTGAAATGCTTTGCGTGCTTCCAGGCGTAGTACGTCGGTAA
- a CDS encoding sodium:solute symporter translates to MALDIIVVMIYTAGMLGLGWYGMRRAKTHEDYLVAGRNLGPVLYMGTMATTVLGGASTVGTVRLGYVHGISGFWLCAALGLGIIALNLFLAKPLLRLRIFTVTQVLEQRYNPTARQASAVIMLAYALMIGVTSTLAMATVLQVLLDLPFWASLLLGGGVVVLYSTIGGMWSLTLTDIVQFVIKTVGLMFILLPVCLYKAGGWDTLVAKLPAASFQLTTIGWDTIITYFLIYFFGILIGQDIWQRVFTARDEKVCQRAGTTAGVYCVLYGLACATIGMAAHVLMPDLANPNNAFAEMIKTTLPDGIRGLLMAAALAAMMSTASAGLLAASTTLTEDLLPKLRGGKQSSLGVSRLFTLLTGLVVLGIALMVNDVINALTLAYNLLVGGMLIPLIGAIFWKRATTSGAIASMSLGFATALLFMFKDGLEANTPIYYSLVVGLVSFVVVSLVSRKPAAAVKLA, encoded by the coding sequence ATGGCCTTGGACATCATTGTTGTAATGATCTATACCGCCGGCATGCTCGGGCTTGGCTGGTATGGCATGCGGCGCGCGAAAACCCATGAAGACTACCTGGTGGCCGGGCGCAACCTCGGCCCTGTCCTGTACATGGGCACCATGGCCACCACCGTGCTCGGTGGCGCCTCCACCGTCGGCACCGTGCGCCTGGGCTACGTCCACGGCATCTCTGGCTTTTGGCTGTGCGCAGCCCTGGGCCTGGGCATCATCGCCCTCAACCTGTTCCTGGCCAAACCCTTGCTGCGCCTGCGCATCTTCACCGTGACCCAGGTGCTGGAGCAGCGCTACAACCCGACCGCACGCCAGGCCAGCGCCGTGATCATGCTGGCCTACGCACTGATGATCGGCGTCACCTCGACCCTGGCCATGGCCACCGTATTGCAAGTGCTGCTGGACCTGCCGTTCTGGGCCTCGCTGCTGCTGGGTGGGGGCGTGGTAGTGCTGTACTCGACCATTGGCGGCATGTGGTCGCTGACCCTGACCGATATCGTCCAGTTCGTGATCAAGACCGTCGGCCTGATGTTCATCCTCCTGCCAGTGTGCCTGTACAAGGCCGGTGGCTGGGACACCCTGGTGGCCAAGCTGCCGGCGGCCAGCTTCCAGCTGACCACCATTGGCTGGGACACCATCATCACCTACTTCCTGATCTACTTCTTCGGCATCCTCATCGGCCAGGACATCTGGCAGCGGGTGTTCACTGCCCGTGACGAGAAGGTCTGCCAGCGTGCCGGCACCACCGCCGGTGTGTACTGCGTACTGTACGGCCTGGCCTGCGCCACGATCGGCATGGCTGCGCACGTGCTCATGCCTGACCTGGCCAACCCGAACAATGCCTTTGCCGAGATGATCAAGACCACCCTGCCCGATGGCATCCGTGGCCTGCTGATGGCAGCGGCACTGGCCGCCATGATGTCCACCGCCAGTGCCGGCCTGCTGGCTGCGTCCACCACCCTGACCGAAGACCTGTTGCCCAAGCTGCGTGGCGGCAAACAGTCGAGCCTGGGCGTCAGCCGCCTGTTCACCCTGCTCACCGGGCTGGTGGTGCTGGGCATTGCGCTGATGGTGAACGATGTGATCAACGCCCTGACGCTGGCCTACAACCTGCTGGTCGGCGGCATGCTGATCCCGCTGATCGGTGCCATCTTCTGGAAGCGCGCTACCACCTCCGGGGCTATCGCCAGCATGTCGCTGGGCTTTGCGACCGCGTTGCTGTTCATGTTCAAGGATGGGCTGGAGGCCAACACGCCGATCTACTACAGCCTGGTGGTTGGCCTGGTGAGCTTTGTGGTGGTGAGCCTGGTGTCGCGTAAACCGGCGGCGGCGGTGAAGCTGGCCTGA
- a CDS encoding LysR substrate-binding domain-containing protein yields MEFSQLRIFQAVAEEGSVTRAAERLHRVPSNLSTRLRQLEEQLGVELFLRERQRLQLSPAGKVLLDYANRMSALRDEALAAVRGGQPAGDFVLGTMYSTAATHLPGLLARYHQAYPAVNLQVRAAPSGELLEGLLNHRLDAALVDGPPSLAGLDGVPLCEEELVVITSPEHPAVHTAKDVAGKAVFTFRQGCSYRMRLEAWYAHAHTPMGRVMEIESYQSMLACVIAGAGVAMMARSMLDSLPGRDRVRVHQLQAPFDQAVTWLMWRQGMRGANLQAWIDLQQSETINQSSECAATA; encoded by the coding sequence GTGGAATTCAGCCAACTGCGTATCTTCCAGGCCGTGGCCGAGGAGGGGTCGGTCACCCGTGCCGCAGAGCGCCTGCACCGGGTGCCGTCGAACCTGTCGACGCGCTTGCGCCAGCTCGAGGAGCAACTGGGTGTCGAGCTGTTCCTGCGCGAGCGCCAGCGCCTGCAACTGTCGCCGGCGGGCAAGGTGCTGCTGGACTACGCCAACCGCATGTCAGCCTTGCGCGACGAGGCGCTGGCCGCGGTGCGAGGTGGCCAACCGGCCGGGGATTTCGTGCTGGGGACCATGTACAGCACAGCGGCGACCCATTTGCCGGGATTGCTGGCGCGCTATCACCAGGCCTACCCGGCGGTGAACCTGCAGGTGCGCGCGGCGCCCAGTGGCGAACTGCTGGAAGGCCTGCTCAACCACCGCCTGGACGCGGCACTGGTGGACGGGCCGCCGAGCCTGGCCGGGCTGGATGGCGTGCCGTTGTGCGAGGAGGAACTGGTAGTGATCACCAGTCCCGAGCACCCTGCAGTGCACACGGCAAAGGACGTGGCGGGCAAGGCGGTGTTCACCTTCCGTCAGGGCTGCTCGTACCGCATGCGCCTGGAAGCCTGGTATGCCCATGCCCATACGCCCATGGGCCGGGTGATGGAGATCGAGTCGTACCAGAGCATGCTGGCCTGCGTGATCGCCGGCGCGGGGGTGGCGATGATGGCCCGGTCGATGCTTGACAGCCTGCCCGGGCGCGATCGGGTACGGGTACACCAACTGCAGGCGCCGTTCGATCAGGCGGTCACCTGGTTGATGTGGCGCCAAGGCATGCGCGGGGCGAATTTGCAGGCCTGGATCGACCTGCAACAAAGCGAAACGATTAACCAGTCGTCGGAATGCGCCGCTACGGCTTGA